Proteins encoded in a region of the Buteo buteo chromosome 11, bButBut1.hap1.1, whole genome shotgun sequence genome:
- the PRMT7 gene encoding protein arginine N-methyltransferase 7 isoform X1, translating into MKTFCGRANPTTGAMEWSEEDENYDYHQEIARSRYADMLHDKDRNTKYYQGIRAAVNRVKERGEKAIVLDIGTGTGLLSMMAASAGADFCYAVEVFKPMANAAVKIVEKNGFRDKIKVINKHSTEVTVGPDGDMQCRANILVTELFDTELIGEGALPTYEHAHKYLVQEGCEAVPHRATVYVQLVESKRMWSWNKLLPVHVEAEDGEKIIVSPSEMENCPGVPSVCDIQLNQMPSNDFTILSDVVTMFSVDFSKPVRSASTYYRVQLEPVKSGKAQIVLSWWDIDMDPSGKINCTMAPYWVKSTSAFQWRDHWMQCVYFLPNEEPVLQGETVYLTACRDEYSVWYKLQKARGAEENKADVCVESPVCRCQAHLLWNRPRFGALNDQNRTSQYIKSLMKVLKTDSVCLCISDGSLLPVLAHYLGAKQVFTLENSAVACSVMEKFFKANHLDDKIKIIEARPELLTTSHLEDKKISVLVGEPFFTTSLLPWHNLYFWYARTAVTSHLTNNVTVLPQSASLHMMIVEFQDLWRIRSPCGTCEGFDVQTMDDMIKNSLNFRESREAEPHPLWEYPCKSLSDPQEVLTFDFRKTVPQHGLGTEGSVNLLRKGKSHGAVLWMEYHLAADISVSTGLMQISNEKGNCEWNPHCKQAVYFFSSVIESEILSDLPSAVSYAINFDTKTGEIAMDFKLFDFSKVKGMP; encoded by the exons ATGAAGACCTTTTGTGGAAGAGCTAATCCAACCACTGGTGCAATGGAGTGGTCAGAAGAGGATGAGAACTATGACTACCATCAGGAAATCGCAAG gtcACGCTATGCAGATATGCTTCATGATAAAGACAGA AATACAAAGTATTATCAAGGTATTCGTGCTGCAGTGAACAGAGTAAAAGAAAGAGGTGAGAAAGCAATTGTTCTAGACATAGGGACTGGCACAGGGCTCCTGTCTATGATGGCAGCTTCAGCAGGTGCAGATTTCTGCTATGCAGTTGAG GTTTTCAAGCCCATGGCTAATGCTGCTGTGAAGATAGTAGAGAAAAATGGTTTTCGTGACAAGATCAAGGTAATCAACAAGCACTCCACTGAAGTCACAGTTGGGCCAG ATGGAGATATGCAGTGTCGTGCAAACATCCTGGTAACAGAATTATTTGATACAGAGCTGATAGGAGAAGGAGCTTTGCCAACCTACGAGCATGCACATAAATACCTTGTACAG GAAGGATGTGAGGCAGTGCCTCACAGGGCAACAGTGTACGTCCAATTAGTGGAATCCAAAAGAATGTGGTCCTGGAACAAATTGTTGCCTGTTCATGTCGAAGCAGAGGATGGTGAAAAAATTATTGTCTCCccttcagaaatggagaactGTCCAGGTGTTCCTTCTGTTTGTGATATCCAGCTGAACCAGATGCCATCGAATGACTTCACTATCCTTAGTGATGTGGTGACAATGTTCAG TGTGGATTTCAGTAAGCCAGTAAGGAGTGCTTCTACCTACTATAGAGTGCAGCTGGAGCCTGTAAAATCTGGCAAGGCACAAATCGTACTTTCCTGGTGGGATATTGACATGGACCCGTCTGGGAAGATAAATTGCACAATGGCTCCATACTGGGTAAAATCCACTTCTGCTTTCCAG TGGAGAGATCACTGGATGCAGtgtgtgtattttcttccaaatgagGAGCCAGTTCTCCAGGGTGAGACGGTATACCTGACTGCCTGTCGTGATGAGTACTCCGTGTGGTATAAGCTGCAGAAAGCCAG aggagcagaggagaaTAAAGCAGATGTTTGTGTTGAGAGTCCTGTTTGTAGATGTCAGGCTCATCTTCTTTGGAATAGACCGCGCTTTGGGGCATTAAATGATCAGAACCGAACATCCCAATACATCAAGTCTTTGATGAAA GTTCTGAAAACAGATAGTGTTTGCCTCTGTATCAGTGATGGCAGTCTACTGCCTGTGCTGGCTCACTATCTTGGAGCAAAGCAG GTGTTTACATTAGAAAACTCTGCTGTGGCCTGTTCTGTCATGGAAAAA ttttttaaagcaaatcatcttgatgataaaattaaaataatagaagCACGTCCCGAGTTGCTGACGACTTCTCATTTGGAAGACAAAAAG ATTTCTGTTCTTGTGGGAGAGCCATTTTTTACTACAAGTTTGTTGCCGTGGCATAACCTGTATTTCTGGTATGCTAGGACAGCTGTGACCAGTCACCTTACCAACAACGTCACCGTCCTACCTCAATCTGCGTCTTTGCACATGATGATTGTGGAATTTCAG gacTTATGGAGAATCCGGAGTCCATGTGGCACCTGTGAAGGTTTCGATGTCCAGACTATGGATGATATGATTAAA aattCTCTGAATTTTAGGGAATCCAGGGAAGCAGAACCTCACCCTCTGTGGGAATATCCTTGCAAGTCACTCTCTGACCCTCAGGAAGTTTTGACATTTGACTTCAGAAAGACTGTACCACAACATGGTCTTGGCACAGAGGGTTCTGTAAATCTTTTACG aaaaggaaagagccaCGGAGCAGTTCTGTGGATGGAATATCATCTTGCTGCTGATATCTCTGTTAGTACAGGACTGATgcaaatttcaaatgaaaag GGAAACTGTGAATGGAATCCCCACTGCAAGCAAGCTGTCTATTTCTTCAGTTCTGTTATTGAATCAGAAATTCTGTCAGACCTTCCTAGTGCTGTCTCGTATGCTATAAATTTCGACACAAAGACAGGAGAGATTGCCATGGATTTTAAGCTATT TGACTTCAGCAAAGTGAAAGGAATGCCATAA
- the PRMT7 gene encoding protein arginine N-methyltransferase 7 isoform X2, which produces MKTFCGRANPTTGAMEWSEEDENYDYHQEIARSRYADMLHDKDRNTKYYQGIRAAVNRVKERGEKAIVLDIGTGTGLLSMMAASAGADFCYAVEVFKPMANAAVKIVEKNGFRDKIKVINKHSTEVTVGPDGDMQCRANILVTELFDTELIGEGALPTYEHAHKYLVQEGCEAVPHRATVYVQLVESKRMWSWNKLLPVHVEAEDGEKIIVSPSEMENCPGVPSVCDIQLNQMPSNDFTILSDVVTMFSVDFSKPVRSASTYYRVQLEPVKSGKAQIVLSWWDIDMDPSGKINCTMAPYWVKSTSAFQWRDHWMQCVYFLPNEEPVLQGETVYLTACRDEYSVWYKLQKARGAEENKADVCVESPVCRCQAHLLWNRPRFGALNDQNRTSQYIKSLMKVLKTDSVCLCISDGSLLPVLAHYLGAKQVFTLENSAVACSVMEKFFKANHLDDKIKIIEARPELLTTSHLEDKKISVLVGEPFFTTSLLPWHNLYFWYARTAVTSHLTNNVTVLPQSASLHMMIVEFQDLWRIRSPCGTCEGFDVQTMDDMIKGIQGSRTSPSVGISLQVTL; this is translated from the exons ATGAAGACCTTTTGTGGAAGAGCTAATCCAACCACTGGTGCAATGGAGTGGTCAGAAGAGGATGAGAACTATGACTACCATCAGGAAATCGCAAG gtcACGCTATGCAGATATGCTTCATGATAAAGACAGA AATACAAAGTATTATCAAGGTATTCGTGCTGCAGTGAACAGAGTAAAAGAAAGAGGTGAGAAAGCAATTGTTCTAGACATAGGGACTGGCACAGGGCTCCTGTCTATGATGGCAGCTTCAGCAGGTGCAGATTTCTGCTATGCAGTTGAG GTTTTCAAGCCCATGGCTAATGCTGCTGTGAAGATAGTAGAGAAAAATGGTTTTCGTGACAAGATCAAGGTAATCAACAAGCACTCCACTGAAGTCACAGTTGGGCCAG ATGGAGATATGCAGTGTCGTGCAAACATCCTGGTAACAGAATTATTTGATACAGAGCTGATAGGAGAAGGAGCTTTGCCAACCTACGAGCATGCACATAAATACCTTGTACAG GAAGGATGTGAGGCAGTGCCTCACAGGGCAACAGTGTACGTCCAATTAGTGGAATCCAAAAGAATGTGGTCCTGGAACAAATTGTTGCCTGTTCATGTCGAAGCAGAGGATGGTGAAAAAATTATTGTCTCCccttcagaaatggagaactGTCCAGGTGTTCCTTCTGTTTGTGATATCCAGCTGAACCAGATGCCATCGAATGACTTCACTATCCTTAGTGATGTGGTGACAATGTTCAG TGTGGATTTCAGTAAGCCAGTAAGGAGTGCTTCTACCTACTATAGAGTGCAGCTGGAGCCTGTAAAATCTGGCAAGGCACAAATCGTACTTTCCTGGTGGGATATTGACATGGACCCGTCTGGGAAGATAAATTGCACAATGGCTCCATACTGGGTAAAATCCACTTCTGCTTTCCAG TGGAGAGATCACTGGATGCAGtgtgtgtattttcttccaaatgagGAGCCAGTTCTCCAGGGTGAGACGGTATACCTGACTGCCTGTCGTGATGAGTACTCCGTGTGGTATAAGCTGCAGAAAGCCAG aggagcagaggagaaTAAAGCAGATGTTTGTGTTGAGAGTCCTGTTTGTAGATGTCAGGCTCATCTTCTTTGGAATAGACCGCGCTTTGGGGCATTAAATGATCAGAACCGAACATCCCAATACATCAAGTCTTTGATGAAA GTTCTGAAAACAGATAGTGTTTGCCTCTGTATCAGTGATGGCAGTCTACTGCCTGTGCTGGCTCACTATCTTGGAGCAAAGCAG GTGTTTACATTAGAAAACTCTGCTGTGGCCTGTTCTGTCATGGAAAAA ttttttaaagcaaatcatcttgatgataaaattaaaataatagaagCACGTCCCGAGTTGCTGACGACTTCTCATTTGGAAGACAAAAAG ATTTCTGTTCTTGTGGGAGAGCCATTTTTTACTACAAGTTTGTTGCCGTGGCATAACCTGTATTTCTGGTATGCTAGGACAGCTGTGACCAGTCACCTTACCAACAACGTCACCGTCCTACCTCAATCTGCGTCTTTGCACATGATGATTGTGGAATTTCAG gacTTATGGAGAATCCGGAGTCCATGTGGCACCTGTGAAGGTTTCGATGTCCAGACTATGGATGATATGATTAAA GGAATCCAGGGAAGCAGAACCTCACCCTCTGTGGGAATATCCTTGCAAGTCACTCTCTGA
- the SLC7A6OS gene encoding putative RNA polymerase II nuclear localization protein SLC7A6OS isoform X1: MEAAAVLRVKRKRGGTEPAEALLLACKRLRTECGGAQPVERSLFKLVATVSSKNEPVQKYVQEVITRDKAAQSLQPSLGSTQRIIQELRSSKQVRRKENRYRVIASHRPNCTETVAPVINGEASIDGDRSDSEATEDASQKESGAVDKQSDCCGKFQLFDIEQEEEVVGDSSVIAANPQQKTDPDVILCNAVEMIRERLNVSEDGKEEHHEKEDEYVYDIYYMETSAPGWIQNILSVQPYREEYELVDDDHVPGEIYEDEDDENDENNWRNDYPDEDEFLPEEDGDGEKESEESFSDEDQCYRRRTWNKYRQEVLQEFGYDEIQDLDSD; this comes from the exons AtggaggcggcggcggtgcTGCGCGTCAAGCGGAAGCGCGGCGGGACGGAGCCGGCCGAGGCCCTGCTGCTCGCCTGCAAGCGGCTGCGCACGGAGTGCGGCGGCGCCCAGCCGGTGGAGAGGAGCCTCTTCAAGCTGGTGGCGACCGTGTCCTCCAAG AATGAACCAGTTCAGAAATATGTTCAAGAAGTGATCACTCGAGACAAAGCGGCTCAAAGTCTGCAACCCTCTTTAGGAAGCACTCAGCGAATCATACAGGAACTCCGCTCTTCCAAGCaagtgagaaggaaggaaaaccgTTATCGTGTGATAGCCAGCCATCGACCTAACTGTACTGAAACAGTTGCACCTGTCATAAATGGCGAGGCATCCATTGATGGTGATAGATCAGACTCTGAAGCAACGGAAGATGCTTCACAAAAGGAGAGCGGTGCTGTTGATAAGCAATCGGACTGCTGTGGGAAATTCCAGTTGTTTGATATTGAACAAGAAGAGGAGGTGGTGGGAGACTCCAGTGTAATTGCTGCAAACCCACAG cagaagACTGATCCAGATGTGATTCTCTGCAATGCAGTAGAGATGATACGTGAGCgtttaaatgtttctgaagatgGTAAAGAAGAACACcatgagaaagaagatgagTATGTTTATGACATCTACTATATGGAAACATCAGCCCCTGGTTGGATCCAAAATATCCTTTCTGTACAGCCCTATAGAGAAGAATATGAACTG GTAGATGATGATCATGTTCCAGGGGAAATATatgaagatgaagatgatgaaaatgatgaaaataactGGCGTAATGATTATCCTGATGAAGACGAATTCTTACCCGAGGAAGATGGTGATGGAGAAAAAG AGTCTGAAGAGAGTTTCAGTGATGAGGACCAATGTTACAGAAGAAGAACATGGAACAAATACCGACAGGAGGTTCTACAGGAATTTGGATATGATGAGATCCAGGATTTGGATTCTGACTAA
- the SLC7A6OS gene encoding putative RNA polymerase II nuclear localization protein SLC7A6OS isoform X2, which translates to MEAAAVLRVKRKRGGTEPAEALLLACKRLRTECGGAQPVERSLFKLVATVSSKNEPVQKYVQEVITRDKAAQSLQPSLGSTQRIIQELRSSKQVRRKENRYRVIASHRPNCTETVAPVINGEASIDGDRSDSEATEDASQKESGAVDKQSDCCGKFQLFDIEQEEEVVGDSSVIAANPQKTDPDVILCNAVEMIRERLNVSEDGKEEHHEKEDEYVYDIYYMETSAPGWIQNILSVQPYREEYELVDDDHVPGEIYEDEDDENDENNWRNDYPDEDEFLPEEDGDGEKESEESFSDEDQCYRRRTWNKYRQEVLQEFGYDEIQDLDSD; encoded by the exons AtggaggcggcggcggtgcTGCGCGTCAAGCGGAAGCGCGGCGGGACGGAGCCGGCCGAGGCCCTGCTGCTCGCCTGCAAGCGGCTGCGCACGGAGTGCGGCGGCGCCCAGCCGGTGGAGAGGAGCCTCTTCAAGCTGGTGGCGACCGTGTCCTCCAAG AATGAACCAGTTCAGAAATATGTTCAAGAAGTGATCACTCGAGACAAAGCGGCTCAAAGTCTGCAACCCTCTTTAGGAAGCACTCAGCGAATCATACAGGAACTCCGCTCTTCCAAGCaagtgagaaggaaggaaaaccgTTATCGTGTGATAGCCAGCCATCGACCTAACTGTACTGAAACAGTTGCACCTGTCATAAATGGCGAGGCATCCATTGATGGTGATAGATCAGACTCTGAAGCAACGGAAGATGCTTCACAAAAGGAGAGCGGTGCTGTTGATAAGCAATCGGACTGCTGTGGGAAATTCCAGTTGTTTGATATTGAACAAGAAGAGGAGGTGGTGGGAGACTCCAGTGTAATTGCTGCAAACCCACAG aagACTGATCCAGATGTGATTCTCTGCAATGCAGTAGAGATGATACGTGAGCgtttaaatgtttctgaagatgGTAAAGAAGAACACcatgagaaagaagatgagTATGTTTATGACATCTACTATATGGAAACATCAGCCCCTGGTTGGATCCAAAATATCCTTTCTGTACAGCCCTATAGAGAAGAATATGAACTG GTAGATGATGATCATGTTCCAGGGGAAATATatgaagatgaagatgatgaaaatgatgaaaataactGGCGTAATGATTATCCTGATGAAGACGAATTCTTACCCGAGGAAGATGGTGATGGAGAAAAAG AGTCTGAAGAGAGTTTCAGTGATGAGGACCAATGTTACAGAAGAAGAACATGGAACAAATACCGACAGGAGGTTCTACAGGAATTTGGATATGATGAGATCCAGGATTTGGATTCTGACTAA